A genomic stretch from uncultured Pseudodesulfovibrio sp. includes:
- a CDS encoding transposase, with amino-acid sequence MRRKWDARKKAKIVLEGLMGGCVNDLCRSNDLRPGQYYKWRGQFLEQCHQIFEKKPNMSSESELAAENEELKKLVGELTLELTSGKSSR; translated from the coding sequence ATGCGGCGCAAATGGGATGCACGGAAAAAAGCAAAGATCGTGTTGGAAGGCCTCATGGGTGGGTGTGTGAACGACTTGTGTCGATCAAACGACCTTCGCCCCGGACAATACTACAAATGGAGAGGGCAATTCCTGGAACAGTGCCACCAGATCTTTGAAAAGAAACCGAATATGTCGAGTGAATCAGAGTTGGCGGCTGAAAATGAGGAACTCAAGAAATTGGTGGGCGAACTGACTTTGGAACTGACCAGCGGAAAGAGCAGTCGGTGA
- a CDS encoding CoB--CoM heterodisulfide reductase iron-sulfur subunit A family protein yields MGNKIGVYICHCGSNIAGKVDCEDVAKYAGRLKDVAVSRDYQFMCSDPGQEMVIKDIREHGLNRVVVASCSPRLHEKTFQKACARAGLNPYLMQHACIREHCSWTTADPVEATAKAKHIVEAAVDRVGDHEKLFSREVNVLPDVMVVGAGIAGIQASLDIAKSGHKVHLVEKSPSIGGHMAQFDKTFPTLDCAACISTPKMVAVSQEPNINLMTWSEVEDVSGFVGNYTVTVKHKPRFVNEAICTGCGACLEKCPTKALNEFNEGLSMRKAIYRNSPQAVPSTPVIDGNICKKITKDKCGICQTICPTGAIDYTMKETREILNVGSIVLATGYDAMDPTPLREYGFGRFDNVYTALQFERLNNAVGPTEGKIVMKNGEPPKSVGIIHCVGSRDKNYHEYCSRTCCMYALKFDHLIKDKVGHDTKVYNFYIDMRCFGKGYEEFFKRVQEEGVTFIRGRPAEVVQEDDKLVIVGEDTLLGINVRVPVDMVVLCTAMEARSDTNEVARIFGVAQGQDGFFLEEHPKLGPVSTATDGVFLAGACQGPKDIPDAVAHASGGAAQALALAAKGTVSISPTTSWIDPDVCIGCKVCINLCPYSAIEFDERRNVSVINEAMCKGCGSCAGYCPSGAAQIKHFNQIQIFNEIDGMLGMMFDPILFDAGGKRAEAVYDNQSGES; encoded by the coding sequence ATGGGCAACAAAATCGGAGTGTACATCTGTCATTGCGGTTCGAATATCGCGGGCAAGGTCGATTGCGAAGACGTCGCCAAGTATGCCGGAAGACTCAAGGACGTGGCGGTCTCACGAGACTACCAATTCATGTGTTCGGACCCGGGCCAGGAAATGGTTATCAAGGATATCCGGGAGCATGGTCTCAACCGGGTCGTTGTGGCATCCTGTTCACCTCGCTTGCATGAAAAGACATTTCAAAAGGCATGTGCCCGAGCCGGGTTGAATCCCTACCTCATGCAGCACGCCTGTATCCGGGAACACTGTTCATGGACAACTGCAGACCCAGTCGAAGCGACAGCCAAGGCCAAGCATATTGTCGAAGCGGCTGTGGACAGGGTGGGGGATCATGAGAAGCTCTTTTCTCGTGAAGTAAACGTCCTGCCAGATGTCATGGTGGTGGGTGCCGGTATCGCCGGTATTCAGGCGTCGTTGGATATCGCCAAGTCTGGACACAAGGTTCACTTGGTGGAGAAGAGTCCGTCCATTGGCGGGCATATGGCGCAATTCGATAAGACGTTTCCAACCTTGGACTGTGCCGCCTGTATATCAACTCCCAAGATGGTCGCCGTCTCACAGGAACCGAACATCAATCTTATGACATGGAGTGAAGTCGAGGATGTCTCCGGTTTTGTCGGCAATTATACTGTAACCGTAAAGCATAAGCCTCGGTTCGTTAACGAAGCAATCTGTACAGGCTGCGGAGCCTGTCTGGAAAAATGTCCGACAAAGGCTTTGAACGAGTTTAATGAAGGGCTTTCCATGCGCAAGGCCATTTACCGAAACTCTCCGCAGGCCGTTCCAAGTACGCCGGTTATCGACGGCAATATCTGTAAGAAGATTACCAAGGATAAGTGCGGCATTTGTCAGACCATCTGTCCCACAGGAGCGATTGATTATACGATGAAAGAGACCCGTGAGATCTTAAATGTCGGCTCAATCGTCCTGGCTACCGGGTATGACGCCATGGACCCGACACCATTACGCGAATACGGTTTCGGACGTTTCGACAACGTCTATACTGCGCTGCAATTCGAACGACTTAACAATGCGGTCGGCCCCACTGAGGGGAAAATAGTCATGAAAAACGGTGAACCGCCCAAGAGTGTCGGCATAATCCATTGCGTAGGCAGCCGTGACAAAAACTACCACGAATATTGTTCCCGCACCTGCTGCATGTACGCGTTGAAGTTCGATCATCTTATCAAGGACAAGGTTGGTCACGACACCAAGGTGTATAATTTCTACATTGATATGCGTTGCTTCGGTAAAGGATACGAAGAATTTTTCAAACGGGTGCAGGAAGAGGGTGTGACTTTTATTCGAGGTCGTCCAGCAGAAGTCGTGCAGGAAGACGACAAGCTGGTCATTGTCGGTGAGGACACCTTGCTCGGCATAAACGTACGGGTGCCGGTGGACATGGTCGTTCTTTGTACCGCCATGGAAGCGCGGAGTGATACCAATGAAGTGGCACGCATCTTCGGAGTGGCCCAGGGCCAGGATGGGTTCTTCCTTGAAGAACACCCCAAACTCGGTCCGGTTTCCACCGCTACGGACGGTGTTTTCTTAGCCGGAGCCTGTCAGGGGCCAAAGGATATCCCGGATGCCGTGGCTCATGCCTCTGGAGGAGCAGCACAGGCTCTGGCACTTGCTGCCAAGGGGACAGTCTCCATATCTCCGACGACATCGTGGATTGATCCGGATGTGTGCATCGGATGCAAGGTGTGCATCAATCTTTGTCCATACTCGGCCATCGAGTTCGATGAGCGGCGAAATGTCTCGGTTATCAACGAAGCCATGTGCAAGGGCTGTGGGAGCTGTGCAGGGTACTGTCCGAGTGGAGCCGCACAGATCAAACACTTCAACCAGATACAGATATTCAATGAAATTGATGGAATGCTCGGCATGATGTTCGACCCGATACTTTTCGATGCCGGGGGGAAAAGAGCTGAGGCAGTCTACGACAATCAATCTGGCGAATCCTAG
- a CDS encoding hydrogenase iron-sulfur subunit: MNSEFEPTILAFVCNWCTYTAADLAGTSRMIQQPNLRLVRVMCTGMVDPKYIVKSLLSGADGVLVSGCHPGDCHYINGNYKARRRVKLLNEILPQFGIARERVKLTWVGASEGNEFAETVNSFINEIRELGPMEARTMAVV; this comes from the coding sequence ATGAATAGTGAGTTTGAACCGACCATTCTGGCATTTGTCTGCAACTGGTGCACGTACACTGCGGCAGATCTCGCTGGAACGTCTCGGATGATACAGCAGCCAAATTTGCGCCTGGTTCGCGTCATGTGTACCGGCATGGTGGACCCCAAGTACATTGTGAAGTCGCTCCTTTCCGGGGCTGATGGCGTGCTCGTGAGTGGATGTCACCCCGGTGACTGCCACTACATTAACGGCAACTATAAGGCCCGACGCCGGGTCAAGTTACTCAATGAAATCCTGCCTCAGTTCGGCATTGCTCGTGAACGCGTCAAGCTGACCTGGGTCGGAGCAAGTGAGGGGAATGAGTTCGCGGAAACAGTGAATAGTTTCATTAATGAAATCAGAGAACTCGGTCCCATGGAAGCACGTACCATGGCCGTAGTCTAG
- a CDS encoding Coenzyme F420 hydrogenase/dehydrogenase, beta subunit C-terminal domain: MATTVKIAVENNNPVVAIQGFLRGLLENDSLGGVVVPVHLFDKGLPMPTLVTDHDQLSGADPLAPSFPMNSAKLLSRLTRGQSGERIAVVMRPCEIRAFVELVKLNQGSLDDVIIVGMDCMGAYNNTDYKAFVDGRDAFEATLAFQGQHGGTIETAINGVDIAPACRSCEFPAPTNADIVIGLAGADLHTAIPVVADSARGEALLNGLGLPDMEASGREAVLESLIKVRSEHRDAMIEATQAVTGTLTDLSEYLSNCVNCYNCRVACPVCYCKECVFNTDVFEHKPWQYMGWAKRKGSLKLPTDTIFYHLTRMAHMSMACVGCGQCSNACPNDIPVMELFRTVAARTQKSFDYVPGRSLEESPPLSVFKEDEFQDTVSHMA, from the coding sequence ATGGCGACCACTGTGAAGATAGCGGTTGAAAACAACAACCCGGTTGTGGCGATACAGGGGTTTCTGCGTGGTCTGTTGGAAAATGATTCACTCGGAGGTGTCGTGGTGCCGGTCCATTTATTCGACAAAGGACTCCCCATGCCCACACTGGTGACCGACCACGATCAGCTTTCTGGTGCTGACCCGTTGGCTCCGTCTTTTCCGATGAACAGTGCCAAACTTCTGTCCCGTTTGACACGCGGTCAGTCCGGTGAGCGTATTGCCGTGGTTATGAGACCGTGTGAAATTCGAGCGTTTGTTGAGTTGGTCAAGCTCAACCAGGGGAGTCTCGACGATGTCATCATCGTGGGGATGGACTGTATGGGAGCTTATAACAACACTGATTACAAAGCTTTCGTCGATGGCCGGGATGCATTTGAGGCCACCCTCGCTTTTCAGGGGCAGCACGGCGGGACCATTGAAACAGCAATCAACGGCGTGGACATCGCACCGGCATGCAGGTCGTGTGAATTTCCGGCTCCGACCAATGCAGATATAGTTATCGGATTGGCGGGTGCAGACCTGCATACAGCCATTCCGGTTGTGGCGGACAGCGCGCGGGGCGAGGCTTTGCTCAACGGACTCGGGCTGCCCGATATGGAAGCCAGTGGAAGAGAAGCAGTTCTCGAGTCGCTCATTAAGGTGCGCTCAGAACATCGTGACGCCATGATCGAGGCAACGCAGGCAGTCACCGGCACACTGACCGATCTGTCCGAATATCTGTCGAACTGTGTGAACTGCTACAATTGCAGGGTGGCCTGTCCTGTCTGTTACTGCAAGGAATGCGTGTTCAACACGGATGTGTTTGAGCACAAGCCATGGCAGTACATGGGGTGGGCCAAACGCAAGGGAAGCCTCAAACTGCCGACAGATACCATCTTCTATCACCTGACCCGCATGGCGCACATGTCCATGGCCTGTGTCGGATGTGGACAATGTTCCAATGCCTGTCCCAACGACATTCCCGTCATGGAGCTGTTCCGCACGGTTGCAGCGCGGACGCAGAAGAGCTTCGATTATGTGCCGGGCAGAAGTCTGGAAGAATCCCCGCCACTTTCGGTTTTCAAGGAAGACGAGTTCCAGGACACAGTATCGCACATGGCCTGA
- a CDS encoding FAD-dependent oxidoreductase: MRKQYGAMVVGAGIGGIRAALDLAVTGHKVALIDRRPSHGGILSQLDHQFPSDHCGMCKMLPLMSRDSSSQYCLRKGLFHDNIDIMLSTEVADVEGEPGKFLVSLNRTSPLVDPTKCVSCGKCSEVCPVRVDSEFNAGLTKRAAIYLPVPHAIPNHYVLDLDNCLRCWKCHETCPTGAIDFKFEERKDFHILVVDQDEAVQEMMQGSLDEQNFPLHFTTSGREAVDMLAESDQYRLVLLGLNVNDMDAERVLTRCQELHPDMPVVILADDSQTEAATERVAQGAREYLTKPLAAKKFVPWLDKLFVRILSDTTEALEVGAIVLAGGFECYDPKTDPLASSEIWNHSHPGVLTAVEFERLLSGTGPTGGKLLRPGDDKPIKKIAWIQCVGSRDVQRNADFCSGICCMFSIKESLLAKKVTNGEVETSIFYMDMRTSGKGYQRYRINAEKDKGVRFVRSRPHSLLPTDDGQDIKVEYFAEDGTLITEIYDMVVLAVGARPPKKTDSLAQTAGIDLNQWGFADTQTYSPERTSAVGIFAAGAFGEPKDISESVIHAGAAAQAASRIIKAYDVLAGIQSEPQPEFPDVSREPPRTLVAVCASCPTLEQTIDIVALSERMAHVHSVRKVVSVGSACTSEGWGDIEQAAKEFKPNRIIIGACMPYAYIPRLKELGKTIGLNPALMDVVDIYTPTFGTGTDEHTVAKEIYASLSTAVARLQGVDPAPSPNMVDVERSALVVGGGLAGMTAAMSIADQGYGVCLVESEEELGGMAMRLHTQLDGSDPHKYMEELISQVEKHPNIKVLKDSRVVLSRGSAGHFRSAIASPEGVFPLEHGVSILATGAHEAKVYESGLCVHKSVMTHLALEEQLATGQLDAGMLSSVAMIQCWRKPGEDRTYCSKVCCPEMVKNVLALKERNPDLPIYVFYRDIMMPGFLETYYTQARKAGAIFIRYEPDNPPQVKFEDGKPVITAYDPILRENIVLRPDILSLSSGMEPNDMEDIREVFGVDINEDGFYQEADFKWRPVDFLKQGVYACGTGLAPRRMGEAAASAKAAAQRALRILNAETIARETVVASVRHSLCSLCQACVAACPYGARVLDMELGQIKVDEILCQGCGSCAAVCPNSATVLKGFHDGPMMSVIDAALEEPA, from the coding sequence ATGAGGAAGCAATACGGAGCAATGGTGGTGGGCGCAGGAATCGGTGGTATACGCGCTGCCCTCGACTTGGCTGTTACCGGTCATAAGGTCGCTCTTATCGATCGTCGTCCGAGTCACGGCGGAATTTTAAGTCAGCTTGACCACCAGTTTCCGTCAGATCATTGCGGCATGTGCAAGATGTTGCCGCTTATGTCGCGGGATTCGTCTAGCCAGTATTGTTTGCGCAAAGGCTTGTTCCACGACAATATTGACATCATGCTTTCCACAGAAGTGGCGGATGTCGAGGGAGAACCCGGCAAATTTTTGGTCTCACTGAACCGGACGTCTCCCTTGGTGGACCCAACAAAGTGTGTAAGCTGTGGCAAGTGTTCCGAGGTATGCCCGGTACGTGTGGATAGTGAATTTAACGCGGGGTTGACCAAGAGGGCGGCCATTTATCTTCCTGTACCTCATGCCATTCCCAATCATTATGTTCTTGATCTCGACAACTGCTTACGGTGTTGGAAATGTCACGAGACATGTCCTACCGGGGCTATTGATTTCAAATTCGAAGAACGCAAGGACTTCCATATTCTTGTGGTCGATCAGGATGAAGCTGTTCAGGAAATGATGCAGGGGAGCCTCGATGAACAGAATTTCCCACTTCATTTTACCACCAGTGGACGCGAGGCCGTTGACATGCTCGCCGAGTCCGATCAGTACCGACTTGTTCTGCTTGGCTTGAATGTCAATGACATGGACGCAGAGCGTGTGCTGACCCGTTGTCAGGAACTCCACCCGGACATGCCTGTGGTCATTTTGGCAGATGACAGTCAGACTGAAGCCGCTACAGAACGTGTCGCGCAGGGAGCACGCGAATACCTGACAAAGCCGCTTGCTGCGAAGAAATTCGTGCCGTGGCTCGACAAGCTGTTCGTTCGCATACTCTCGGACACCACTGAGGCTTTGGAAGTTGGAGCTATCGTTCTGGCTGGCGGATTCGAATGTTATGATCCTAAGACAGATCCCTTGGCTTCATCGGAAATATGGAATCATAGTCATCCCGGCGTACTCACTGCTGTCGAGTTTGAAAGGCTTCTCAGCGGTACCGGGCCCACCGGGGGCAAATTGTTGCGCCCAGGAGATGACAAACCGATCAAGAAGATCGCCTGGATTCAATGTGTAGGCTCTCGCGACGTGCAGCGAAATGCGGATTTCTGTTCCGGTATATGTTGCATGTTTTCTATCAAGGAATCCCTTCTCGCAAAGAAGGTGACCAATGGTGAAGTAGAAACTTCTATCTTTTACATGGACATGCGCACATCGGGGAAAGGATATCAACGATATCGTATCAACGCCGAAAAAGACAAGGGCGTGCGTTTTGTGCGGAGTCGTCCACACTCTCTTCTGCCGACCGATGATGGGCAAGATATCAAAGTTGAGTACTTTGCCGAAGACGGGACGCTTATTACTGAAATCTATGACATGGTCGTACTGGCTGTGGGTGCGCGTCCCCCAAAGAAGACAGACTCACTTGCGCAGACCGCAGGTATTGATCTCAATCAGTGGGGTTTTGCGGACACACAGACATATTCCCCAGAACGTACGAGTGCAGTCGGTATCTTTGCGGCCGGTGCATTTGGTGAGCCCAAGGACATATCCGAATCCGTAATTCATGCCGGGGCAGCTGCTCAGGCTGCATCCCGCATCATCAAGGCGTATGACGTGCTGGCGGGTATCCAGTCAGAACCGCAACCGGAGTTCCCGGATGTATCGCGGGAACCGCCACGGACGCTTGTTGCTGTCTGTGCCTCTTGTCCGACATTGGAACAGACTATCGACATCGTGGCACTGAGTGAGCGTATGGCACATGTGCACTCGGTCCGAAAAGTTGTGAGCGTTGGAAGCGCGTGCACTTCCGAAGGGTGGGGTGACATTGAACAAGCAGCCAAAGAATTCAAACCCAACCGTATTATCATAGGCGCGTGTATGCCGTACGCCTACATTCCACGCCTCAAGGAACTTGGCAAGACCATCGGTCTGAATCCGGCACTTATGGATGTGGTGGATATTTATACCCCCACCTTCGGCACAGGAACTGACGAACACACGGTAGCAAAGGAAATCTACGCATCCCTGTCTACGGCTGTTGCGCGGTTGCAGGGCGTCGATCCGGCACCGTCGCCGAATATGGTTGACGTTGAGCGGTCAGCACTTGTTGTCGGCGGTGGATTGGCCGGTATGACGGCAGCCATGTCCATTGCGGATCAGGGCTACGGAGTTTGCCTGGTGGAATCCGAGGAAGAACTCGGCGGGATGGCCATGCGGCTGCATACCCAGCTCGATGGTTCTGACCCACATAAGTATATGGAAGAGCTGATTTCGCAGGTGGAAAAGCACCCGAACATCAAGGTGCTCAAAGATTCCCGTGTGGTTTTGTCGCGCGGCAGCGCTGGACATTTTCGTTCCGCCATTGCCAGTCCGGAAGGCGTTTTCCCGCTGGAACATGGTGTCTCTATTCTTGCGACCGGTGCACATGAGGCCAAGGTTTATGAAAGCGGCCTGTGCGTCCACAAGTCGGTGATGACTCATCTCGCGCTGGAAGAACAACTTGCCACAGGTCAGCTTGACGCAGGCATGCTCTCCTCGGTTGCCATGATTCAGTGTTGGCGCAAGCCAGGTGAGGACCGCACATATTGTAGCAAGGTGTGTTGCCCGGAGATGGTCAAGAACGTGCTTGCTCTCAAGGAGCGCAATCCAGACTTGCCGATCTATGTGTTTTATCGAGACATCATGATGCCGGGTTTCCTTGAAACATACTACACTCAGGCGCGGAAGGCTGGGGCCATTTTCATCCGATATGAACCGGATAATCCGCCACAAGTGAAATTTGAAGATGGCAAGCCGGTCATCACGGCCTACGACCCAATTCTCAGAGAGAACATAGTCCTCCGCCCAGACATCCTATCTCTTTCCAGTGGGATGGAACCCAATGACATGGAAGATATCAGGGAAGTTTTTGGAGTTGATATCAACGAGGACGGTTTCTATCAGGAAGCGGACTTCAAATGGAGGCCCGTGGATTTCCTCAAACAGGGTGTTTACGCGTGCGGAACCGGATTAGCTCCACGTCGAATGGGAGAAGCTGCGGCTTCTGCCAAGGCGGCTGCTCAACGGGCATTGCGAATCCTCAATGCTGAGACCATTGCCCGCGAAACAGTCGTGGCCTCGGTCCGACACTCCCTGTGTTCTCTGTGTCAGGCATGTGTTGCAGCCTGCCCGTATGGTGCACGAGTGCTGGATATGGAACTCGGTCAGATTAAGGTGGACGAAATCCTGTGTCAGGGGTGTGGCTCCTGTGCGGCTGTTTGTCCAAATAGTGCCACGGTTCTCAAAGGATTTCACGACGGCCCAATGATGTCCGTCATTGATGCGGCACTCGAAGAACCGGCATGA
- a CDS encoding 4Fe-4S dicluster domain-containing protein — MRHSKNRHESEILRSNTMSEAVRKTWSPAGDEVEFVLASLKKEVGACMQCGTCTASCPNGFAMDITPRAMWRMIQFGMLDEILASHTFWMCSSCYTCTLRCPRGLKLTSVMASLKRLSMLSGSGRKNSAFYRAFMENVESHGRMQEMGMMSSYFFKRIDTPTLPLEFLPLGIKMMTKGKVHMPGGGQGGILKPMFAKAREMEGLS; from the coding sequence ATGCGGCACTCGAAGAACCGGCATGAGTCGGAAATATTGAGGAGTAACACCATGAGCGAAGCAGTCAGAAAGACATGGAGCCCAGCCGGGGACGAAGTCGAGTTCGTGCTCGCCAGTTTAAAGAAAGAAGTCGGAGCCTGTATGCAGTGCGGTACCTGTACGGCATCCTGTCCGAATGGATTTGCCATGGATATCACTCCGCGAGCCATGTGGCGAATGATCCAATTCGGTATGCTCGATGAAATTCTTGCGAGCCATACCTTCTGGATGTGCTCGTCCTGTTACACTTGCACGCTACGGTGTCCGCGAGGTCTCAAACTCACTTCGGTCATGGCCTCCCTGAAGAGACTGTCAATGCTCAGCGGCAGTGGGCGTAAGAACAGTGCGTTCTACAGAGCGTTCATGGAGAACGTGGAATCGCATGGGCGTATGCAGGAGATGGGGATGATGAGCAGCTATTTCTTCAAGCGAATAGATACCCCGACTTTGCCGCTCGAATTCTTACCGCTGGGTATAAAGATGATGACTAAAGGCAAAGTGCATATGCCAGGCGGCGGGCAGGGCGGCATCCTCAAGCCCATGTTTGCCAAGGCTCGCGAAATGGAGGGATTATCATGA
- a CDS encoding CoB--CoM heterodisulfide reductase iron-sulfur subunit B family protein, with protein sequence MKYAYYPGCSLTESAAEFDVSTRAVMYHLGVELVEIPDWTCCGASAAEPVSKLMNYALPARNLAITEKELAGIDVIAPCSACYLNLLKVNREVVGDRSLHGKVNEVLAASGLMYSGKVAVRHILDVFINDVGAKVIEQKVTNNLKGMRIAPYYGCQILRPYPVFDDPKNPMSMHRVLKALGADVHEWDHGNTCCGASLMMGHRAVAMQSVTAILSDAEGADAIATVCPLCQMNLEAYQSQAKKLGAKPIPILYLTQLMGEAFGLEDGAIQFEKNLTISADVRRDIANKVWSQPNQTESGDDMAEVRADNLSKGASHV encoded by the coding sequence ATGAAATACGCATACTATCCCGGTTGTTCCCTGACAGAGAGCGCGGCAGAATTTGATGTATCCACTCGTGCGGTCATGTACCACCTCGGCGTCGAGTTGGTCGAAATTCCGGACTGGACATGCTGTGGCGCAAGTGCGGCCGAACCGGTGAGTAAGCTCATGAATTACGCGCTTCCAGCACGCAATCTGGCCATCACCGAGAAGGAACTCGCCGGTATTGACGTGATCGCACCGTGTTCTGCCTGCTACCTCAATCTGCTTAAGGTCAACAGGGAGGTTGTAGGCGACAGGAGTCTTCACGGTAAGGTCAACGAGGTGCTGGCTGCGTCCGGTCTGATGTACTCAGGCAAGGTTGCGGTAAGGCATATCCTTGACGTCTTTATCAACGATGTGGGCGCGAAGGTTATCGAGCAAAAAGTAACCAACAACCTCAAGGGTATGAGAATCGCTCCCTATTACGGATGTCAGATTTTGCGACCATACCCAGTGTTTGATGATCCGAAAAACCCCATGTCCATGCACCGCGTACTTAAAGCCCTGGGAGCGGATGTGCATGAGTGGGATCATGGCAATACCTGTTGCGGCGCTTCACTCATGATGGGGCACCGTGCAGTAGCTATGCAGTCTGTGACAGCAATCCTTTCTGACGCAGAGGGAGCAGATGCCATCGCTACGGTCTGTCCGTTGTGTCAGATGAATCTTGAAGCATACCAGTCGCAGGCAAAGAAGCTAGGAGCTAAACCAATCCCCATTCTCTATCTGACACAACTGATGGGCGAAGCTTTCGGGTTGGAGGATGGGGCCATTCAATTTGAGAAAAACCTGACCATATCGGCTGATGTCAGGAGGGATATCGCCAACAAGGTCTGGAGTCAGCCGAACCAGACTGAAAGCGGCGACGATATGGCGGAAGTAAGGGCGGATAACCTCAGCAAGGGGGCAAGTCATGTTTAA
- a CDS encoding universal stress protein, whose protein sequence is MFKDIIVGVTPTGIDNCAVQAAMEFARKFESKLYLVHVAGMAQGWGSIETLEPSGETSRIKEQITDAYAEMLEGIPDSQIIVVPGIPHNEILRLARKKNTDLIVMGPHTKEYEETRSKMWGMTGSTLERVSQKARCPVMIVHKDVVCKEPLYSNILVATDFSEQAECAVSYGGQMARQYKANLKVMHVVENGNSHSDVIGRLEEVYGPRLDGIGECVFEACRGKPSMEILRMGNQSNADLIIMAHHSKESDPEKAFLGSTVTQVALNAPCPTMSVNRHFDLRCGLMYDQTGATVQTEAMV, encoded by the coding sequence ATGTTTAAGGACATCATCGTAGGGGTCACTCCTACCGGAATCGACAATTGCGCAGTTCAGGCAGCAATGGAATTCGCTCGCAAGTTCGAGTCCAAGCTCTACCTCGTTCATGTAGCGGGCATGGCTCAGGGCTGGGGGTCCATCGAGACGCTGGAACCTTCGGGTGAGACCTCCCGGATCAAGGAACAGATCACTGACGCTTACGCCGAGATGCTTGAAGGCATTCCTGATTCACAGATTATTGTTGTCCCGGGTATCCCGCATAACGAGATTCTGCGTCTGGCCCGAAAGAAGAATACGGATCTTATCGTCATGGGGCCGCACACCAAGGAATACGAGGAAACCCGTTCCAAGATGTGGGGCATGACAGGTAGCACACTTGAACGTGTCAGCCAGAAGGCACGATGTCCTGTAATGATCGTACATAAGGACGTGGTCTGCAAGGAACCGTTGTATAGCAACATTCTTGTTGCCACCGACTTCTCAGAACAGGCTGAATGTGCTGTGAGTTACGGCGGTCAAATGGCCCGTCAGTACAAGGCCAACCTGAAGGTCATGCATGTCGTGGAAAATGGAAACAGTCATTCTGACGTTATCGGACGACTGGAAGAGGTCTATGGTCCTCGTCTCGATGGCATCGGCGAATGTGTCTTCGAGGCTTGTCGCGGTAAGCCGTCCATGGAAATTCTGCGCATGGGGAATCAGTCCAATGCGGACCTGATCATCATGGCTCACCATTCCAAGGAGAGTGATCCTGAAAAGGCCTTCCTTGGCTCTACAGTGACTCAGGTTGCACTCAACGCTCCATGCCCGACTATGAGTGTCAACCGCCACTTCGATCTGCGTTGTGGTTTGATGTACGATCAGACCGGCGCAACGGTTCAGACTGAAGCAATGGTTTAA